The genomic stretch CAACAGAACCTGAAACGATTCTTCGCCTATTCCTCCATCTCTCAAGCCGGGTACATCATGCTGGGGGTGATCAGCGGGACAGCCATGGGTATGACCGGGCTAGTGTACTACGTGCTGGTGTACATGCTGTCCAACTTGGCCGCCTTCGGGGTTATCGCTGTCGTGGAACATCGCTCCGGCAAGATCACGATTGATGATTACAACGGGTTGTACACCACGAATCCCCGCTTGAGTTTCGTGATGATGATCGCCTTGTTCTCGCTGGCCGGAATCCCGCCATTTGCCGGGTTCTTCAGCAAGTTCTTCATATTTGCCGCCGCGGCACAACAAGGATATTACGTGCTGGTTTTCATCGCCCTGTTGAACACCATCATCTCTCTCTACTACTACCTGAGAGTGGTAAAGGCCATGTTTATCAACAAGAACGAGCAACCCATCGCCAGATTCAACTCTGACAATTATTCACGTATAAGCCTCGTCGCATGCAGCACCGGAATCCTGCTCGCGGGAATCCTTAGCGTCGTGTACGAGAGCATCGGGATGTTTAGTTTTGGAATGTAGAATTTAGAATGGAAAAGACTACCCCCTCCGACTCCCCCTTCCACGGGGAGAGAGACGGGCGCAAGAAGGCATCACAATGTAACAATGCAGCATATTCTCCCCCTGTGCAAGGGGGAGTTAGAGGGGGTAGTTGGAAGCGTCCGCCCCGTGCGGCCGGAATCTAAAATCATAAATCATTAATCGTAAATCATCCAAGCGTGTCGTCAGCACCGGGAGGAACGCGCAGGTAGACGGAACGGGTGTACTCGTCCGTGTCCGGGCCGGCGAGATAAGGATAAATATGCACCACCGTGTCCGGGGAGAGAGGTTCCCTACCGGGCCCCTCCGGATCGGACAAGGTGAAAGTGGCCGTCCCGGCGGCACGGGTCACTGCAGGAAGGTGAAGCACGCGTGGCGCGTCAGGCAGGCAGTCGTAAAAGTACCCCACGACGAGCGTGTCGTTGTCCCTTGTCTCGTCGAGTATGCCGTGGTGGCGCCATTCGAGCGTGAAAGTCCAAGCGTCGCGACGGACGCGGGTGTAAAGCGGCACGGCGAGCCACCCGACGCTGAACATGAAAGCCCGGAAGTTAGCCACACCATGCTCGTCACAGGCCGTGGCGTTCACCTTGTGGCACAGATTAGGGGCGGTCATGGGGGTATCCTTGGCGAAGGCAATCCACGAGTTCGTGTCCGCGAGTTTCCGCAAGAGGATTTTCACAAGCCGACTAACGAACGTGAAAACACTTGTCAACAGTCGTTGCCTCTCCGATCGCTTGGTGTGGCGATGATTACGCTCCTCCGTCGACCCGGCGGGGCGCTTGCTGGCACAATGACATTCCTTGCCTTTCCGGTAATACGTGGTAGTACCGCCGGAACGGGTGGTCGCCAGTTGTCTGACCGGTAGTACGGTCTTCTTTTTCCTTTTCTTTTTCTTGCTCATGATGCCTCCTCTTAAATGATTCGATAAACCTCCAATAATGCTTAAACACACCTTAATGTCAAATTTACATTTTTTTAGGGAAATTACCAAATCGTGAATAACAAGTCACCGTGTTATGTCGGTGACTTTACGGTAACTTTACGGTGACTTTACGGTAACTAACAAAATGCGTAGTTAACTTATCACGAAGATAGCTAGCATTTTGCACGTACATCTCCCGTTACCAAACGGTAAAGAGACCGGAGATACACAAAATGTGTTAATTTTTATTAAAAATAATTTTATTTTTTCTTGTTCAAGTCGAAAAAGGGTCATACCTTTACCATGTTCTTTCCTCGAAGCGTGGGGAAAGGCGTTTTGAAATACTCATCTAATACCCGAAAGTATGGCACGAATAAAATCAACCAACTTTTACCAGAAGAGCGGGAAAGTCGCTAACGAGGTATTCTCCAACCTGGGCAACGGCGTGGTGGGCTGTCGCGCCCAAAACAGCAAGCAAGCGCCCCTGAACGCGGAGCAGAAAATCAACGCGTCGGGCTTCTCGGCCCTCAACGCCGAAGTGCGTTACCTGAACCCGGTGCTCCGCGTGACCTTTCCCCGTGACACGAACGGCACCAAATGGGCCAATCGTTTCACGAGCGTCAACAAGAAACGCGAGGGCGTGCTAACCACCACGAAGATTAATCCGGACACTCCCGTCGACCCGAAGAAAAAGGCCAACGAGGAGTACACCAGCGAGATCGACTGGACGAAAGTCCTTTTCGCCGCCGGCCCGTTGCTCGTTCCTTCCGTTACCGTCAGCAAGACCACCGAGGCGGGCGAGACGTACAGCGTTGTCTTCACGCAGGAAGCCAACGTTTACGAGGGTGCCTACTGCTGGACGAACGATCGCCTCTACGGTGTCCTCTACAGCCCCGACGATCATTTCGCCCTTGTCAAGCAACTACGCGACCGGGGCGAGAACGGCGTGACCTCCATCTCCGTCCCTTCTTTCGTCAAGCCGGAGAACATCCACGTCTACAGTCTCGCCATGACCGCCGACGGGAAAATCACCTCCAACTCCGTTCACACCACGTTGGGAGCGTGAACAACGGCAGCTTCGGCTGCCGTCAATTTTAAATTTTAGATTTTAAATTTATGATTTCCACCCACGGGGCCTTACTAATTTAAAATCAAAAGCGTCCGCTTGCGCGGCTGGAATCTAAAAGGTTTTTCGTAACTTCGCATAAATGAAAGCAAACACAACGGTCATGAACAAACCATCGTCCTTCCCCCGCAAGATGCCCATCGGCATACAGAGTTTCGAGAAACTTCGTCGCGAAAACTACGTGTACGTCGACAAAACGGAACTGGTCTACAAGCTGGTTAGCACCTCGAACCCTTACTTCCTGAGCCGTCCCCGCCGCTTCGGCAAGAGCCTGCTGCTCTCGACGATGGAAGCCTACTTCCTCGGCAAGCGCGCCCTCTTCAAGGGCCTCGCCATCGAACGGCTCGAAACGGAATGGAACACCCACGCCGTGCTGCATCTCGACCTCAACGCCGAGAAATATGACTCGCCCGAACGGTTGCACGACATGCTCGAATTCCAGCTCCGGGGATGGGAAGAAACGTACGGAACGGGAGGCAAGGGCATCACCCACTCCGGGCGATTCATGGAAGTCATCCAAAGAGCGTACGAGAAAACCGGGCGAGGTGTCGTCGTCCTCATCGACGAGTATGACAAGCCGCTGCTCAACAGTTTCCAAAACGAGGACCTGCAACGTTCCTTCCGCGACACGCTAACCGCCTTCTACTCCGTGCTGAAAAGTGCCGACCAGTGGCTGCGATTCGTCTTCATCACCGGCGTTACCAAGTTCGCCCAAATGGGAATATTCAGTAACCTCAACCAGCTTAACGACATCAGTCTCGATATTGACTACGCCACGCTTTGCGGCATCACCCGGGAAGAGATCGAGGAGAACTTCGAGCCGGAAATCAAGCAATTGATGGAAAGCCACGGCCTTCCCCGCAAGGAACAGCTTGCGCGACTCACCCGCCGGTATGACGGCTACCGTTTCAGCCCGGGCAACGTTGCCCATGTGTTCAACCCCTTCGGCCTGTTATGCGTGCTGACCTTCCACGATTTCGATTACTACTGGTTCGCCACGGGTACCCTCACCTTCCTCGCCGAGATGCTGAAGAAAACCGACTTCAACCTACGAGAACTCGACGGCATAGAGGTCTCCGCCGCGTCACTCTCCGCCGACCGGGCCAACATCAACAACCCCGTCCCCATGATCTACCAGAGCGGTTACCTCACTATCAAGGCTTATGACGAACGTTTTCAGATATATACCCTAGGGTTCCCCAACGACGAGGTGAAATACGGGTTCCTCAACTTCGTCACCCCTTTCTACACCCCCGTGGCCGAAACCGAGACAAGTTTCTATATCAGCAAATTCATCCGGGAACTACGAGAAGGTGATCCCGACGCCTTCCTTACCCGCCTGCGGGCCTTCTTCGCCGGGATTCCCTACGAGCTGAACGACCGCACGGAACGCCACTACCAGACCGTTTTCTATCTCGTCTTCAAACTCATGGGACAATTCTCCGAGGCAGAAGTACGAAGTGCCAAGGGACGAGCCGATGCCGTGGTGAAAACCGACGACTACATCTACGTCTTCGAGTTCAAACTTGACGGCTCCGCCGACGAGGCCCTCGCCCAGATTGACAACCGGGGCTACCTCATCCCTTACACCGCCGATGACCGGAAACTAGTCAAAATCGGCGTTAACTTCGACCCGAAGGAAAGAAATATCGGGGAGTGGTGCAAGGGGAAAGGATTTTAGATTTATGATTCCAGCCACACGGGGCCTTACTAATTTTAGATTTTAAATTCCAAGAGTAGGGCATTCTAAATTCTACATTAAAAATAAAATCCCAGATTAAAGTAACACCCTAACTTTTCCGACCAGTCGGAGAAACTAAAGACCAGATCAACCGGTCCCAGCATAGAATCCCGGGAATAACCGATTCCCCCGCCCCATATCCCTTTACGACCGAAGAGATCAAAGAAGTTATCGTCTTGCAGGGCATAGTTCCCGATAACAGAAAGATAGTGCTTTCGTCCCATGCGCTGGCGAAATTCCAATTTCCCCACGATAACGGCATTCTCGAACACCTCCACGTGATTAATGCCCACGAAAGGCATCTGTTGCGTGTTGTAACGTCCAAACTCCGTTCCCCCGAGATTATTAAAATAAGAATAGGCAGGATCATGCCCGATCAACACCCGCCCGAACGCGGAAGGGATCACTTTCAACCGGTCGGAAAGGGATACAACCGGGCAGAAACGAACCGACAGGGCGGAAAACGGCGATCCCCCGTCATACGTCGCCAAGTTATCCGTGTATAACGAGTAAGCGGCCTCCAAGGAGACTCCCCGGGAGGGATAAAACCG from Butyricimonas virosa encodes the following:
- a CDS encoding ATP-binding protein, which produces MNKPSSFPRKMPIGIQSFEKLRRENYVYVDKTELVYKLVSTSNPYFLSRPRRFGKSLLLSTMEAYFLGKRALFKGLAIERLETEWNTHAVLHLDLNAEKYDSPERLHDMLEFQLRGWEETYGTGGKGITHSGRFMEVIQRAYEKTGRGVVVLIDEYDKPLLNSFQNEDLQRSFRDTLTAFYSVLKSADQWLRFVFITGVTKFAQMGIFSNLNQLNDISLDIDYATLCGITREEIEENFEPEIKQLMESHGLPRKEQLARLTRRYDGYRFSPGNVAHVFNPFGLLCVLTFHDFDYYWFATGTLTFLAEMLKKTDFNLRELDGIEVSAASLSADRANINNPVPMIYQSGYLTIKAYDERFQIYTLGFPNDEVKYGFLNFVTPFYTPVAETETSFYISKFIRELREGDPDAFLTRLRAFFAGIPYELNDRTERHYQTVFYLVFKLMGQFSEAEVRSAKGRADAVVKTDDYIYVFEFKLDGSADEALAQIDNRGYLIPYTADDRKLVKIGVNFDPKERNIGEWCKGKGF